The Megasphaera elsdenii DSM 20460 genome includes the window TAAAGGCAAAGGTAACGCCGACGGCCAGGGCATCGATACTGGTGGCAATAGCCAGCATGAGCATGGTATAAGGCCGCATAGAGGCATCGCAGTGCTCTTGGTCTTCAAAGGATTCTTTGATCATGTTGAGGCCGATGGCGCCGAGCAGGATGAACGTGACCCAGTGGTCATAGGCGTCGATCATATCGGCAAAGAAACTGCCCAGACCGTAACCGATAGCCGGCATCAGGGCCTGGAAGATGCCGAACCACAGGCCGGCCAGGACCATATGGCGCCAGCTGATTTTACCGAGTGACAAGCCTTTGCAGATGGAAACGGCAAAAGCATCCATGGACAGGCCGACGGCCAATAATAGTAAATCGAGTGTATTCATCTTATTCTCCCCTCGCGATGTAAACAAATATACAATTTACTCATTATAAGAGATGCGGAAATTGATGTCAACAAAAAGATTGCCAAATCAAGGGATTGTGCTACAATACATTTTGTGACAAGAAAGGACGTGAAAATACATGAAGTATAAAAAGAGCCATCTCGTTGCGGCTCTCCTCAGTGCGTTTACTTTATTTTCCAGCCAGGCCCTGGCCATGTCAGTGGATAATCTGATGCAGATCGTCGCCAAGGACAGCGCCACGGGCAAGACGATTTCCTGGCAGTCGGACAGCAACCGTAATGACTACAGCGTAGAATACCGCCATAAGGACCAGGGAGATGTCCAGCTGGCTTATGTAACCGAAGGAAAACGGCCGCCCATTTACGACGCCGATAATCCCGCGCCCTATACGTACGGTGCGTATATGCAGAAATTGACGCCGGCGACGGAATATGAATACCGTATCGTCAATGCCGACGGCGCAACGGATTGGATTACGTTTTCGACGACCAAAGAAGATTTAAATCAATATAAAGTCCTTATTTTCGGTGATTCCCAGTCTACCGATTACAGCGTTTGGGGGCAGACGGCACAGATTGCCTGGCAGCAGAACGATGATGCGGCTTTCTTCATCAATATGGGGGACATTACCGACAACGGCCAGGCCTATTTCCAATGGCGTGACTGGTTTGAAAACGCCGATGTCCTGACCAGCCATATCCCCTTTGCGCCGGTCTTGGGGAATCACGAAGCCTACAGCATGGATTGGCAGTTTGCCGAGCCGTATACCTATAAAGGCCTCTTTGCCGTACCGTATGGCGGCCCGAAGGACCAGAACCGCCTGGCCTACTCCTTCGATTATGGCGACGTCCACTACGTATCTCTCAACACGGATTACGAAGAATTGAACGGCTGGCGGCCGACGATGATGGAAGATGAAGCGGCCTGGCTCGATAAGGACTTGGCAGCTGCCCAGAAAGCGGGTAAACGAGTGGTCGTCCTCATGCATCGTCCGCCCTGGGATAGTCCTTACGATGGGCAACTCGATGTAAACGGGAAATACTTCATGCCCCTCTTCGATAAATATAACGTCCCCTTAGTGTTCACAGCGCATGAACATTGCTATGAACGGACGGTTCCCATCAAAAACGACCAGGCTGCAACGGAAGGAACTGTCTATATTGCCACCGGCCGCTCCGGGACGGAATCGTGGGATGGCTCCGTAAAGAAGCCGACAGATGTCGTCTATTACAATCCGACGGATATGCCGATGTACCTGACGCTCCAGGTCGAACCGGATGAATTTCGTGTCAGTGCCCTGAAGAATGATGGCACGCTGATCGACACCGTATCGGTTCCGGCCAAGGCACCTGTCGTCAAAACTACGGAAGCGGTAAAAGATACAGGAGCCGTACAATCTGGCCAGAAGCAGAAAAAAGATAAAAAAGCGGTCAAGAAATCGAAGAAACAGAAGGTAAACAAAAATAAATAGATGAGCCTTCTTCGTTTACGATGGAGTTGTTTTCTCGAGCAAATCCGTGTATAATAGACAATTAAAAGAAGTAAACTCAAGAGGAGCGAATTAAAATGAAAAAAATAGCAAGAAATATGATACTTTGTGCGCTCATGACCATGAGCCTGTCCGCTGTCTGCTTAGCCGAAGATACGACGGCAACGACGACGGCTGCTGAACCGCAGGCTACGGCTACGGTTACGGCAACGACCCAGGCGGCACCGGACCAGAATGTCGTCGACTGGCTCGACCCGGCTGCCGGCGAATGGTACAGCACCAAGGGCAACCTGGTCATGACCATCGAAGGCAACACCATCAACGGCTGTGCCGTTACGGACCCCAAGGATTGCACCTATGACTATCCGCGGACCGGGACCTTTACCATTCATGAACAGACTGGCGACCGGACCATCAAGATGGATCTCATGGGCCATAAATCCCATCAGTACCTCATCGTCGACAATAAAATGCCTCTGCGCCGTTCCCTCAATGCCGACCGCTATGAATCTATCGGCGGCGTATACCTGGGCATGACCGAAGCCGACTTAACTGCCGCTTATGGCCAGCCGAGCAGCACTGCAGAAGACCAGGGGACGGACCGCTGGATCTATGACAGCCATCATATGGATGCCTACCTCCAGGGCGGTATCGTCATCGGCATCCGCATTTACGATGGCAGCGATTTGAAATTCGATAAATCCGGCCTGACTGCCGGCGATACGACTGGCGCCTATGCCAAAGCTTATGAATTAGAAACGACACCGGAAGTGCCGACAGAAGCCAACGCCATTTCCAAGGCCTATAAACTGCCGCAAGGGGAATACCTGCGCTTCGGCCAGAATTTCGTCCAGCTTTCCATCTAAGCCGGTATCCGGAACTGCACATAGGAATGGGGCCTCGCATGCGAGCTGTTTTCATGCGACAGCCCCCTTTTCGTTGCAATATCCTTTGAAATAATGTAAACTAAAGGAAATATATTTATACGAGTTGCTGTTATGCTGGATGGCATGGTTAAGCCTTTTTTTTGGTTAGAGAAATGGGCCAGGTAAATGCTGAAACAGATAGAGTAAATATAAGGAGAGAAAACACGTGATCACGACAAGAGACTTAATGGACCGTTATAATATCAAAACCCGCCAGGGCATTATCCAGTTCGTCAAGAAGCATCTGGATGAAATCAACCATGATGGCGAAGAACACGCTACCATGCAGAAGGGCGAATGGGCCTTCGACACCGAAGCCGTTCGCATCCTCGACCAGCTGCGCGGCCTCCACGACCAGGCGACGATTACCGAACTTGAAAGCGAAAAAGTATCCAATGCCCAGCAAGAATCGCACAACCTGCGTATTTTACTGCTCAAAGCCCAGCAGGACCTCAACACGGCCCAGCAGCAGGTCATCACGCTGCAGCAGAACCTCATTGCCAAACAGAACGAATTGTCCGAAGTCAAAGTCAAAGCCCTGGAAGCCCAGCAGAACAAAGACCAGGCCGACGCCCTGCAGAGCGAAGTCGACCGCTTGAAAAAAGAAGGCAGCCTCATCGAAGACGAACACAAACAACTCCAGGAAACATTGGCCACCGTCCAGGCCGAACGGGACAAACTGCGCCAGCAGCTGGCTGAAAAAGCCAACCATCATTGGTGGGAATTTTGGAAATAATCACATACTGAGAACAGGGACTATAGCATGGAATTTCTGAGAACATGCCATAGTCTTTTTTTTAGGCTCCCATGGTAGGGGAGCTGGCTGCCGAAGGCAGTCTGAGAGGTTCTTAAAAAGGAGTGATGCAGATGAACAGTAGCATTTTGATTCGGCAAGCCTGCGGAGATGATACAGGGGCTTTGGCTCGGATTTACGCCTATTACGTAAATCAGACGGCCATTACCTTCGAGTACACCGCGCCGGATGCTGTAGAAATGGAACGGCGGCGCCAAGAAATTTCGCAGCACTATCCCTATTTAGTGGCCGAATTAGACGGCCAGGTTGTCGGCTATGCCTATGCCCATGCCTTTTACGGTCGTGAAGCCTATGCCTGGTCGGTCGAATCGAGCATTTACGTTGATGTAAATGTCCGTAAACACGGCATTGGCCGTACACTCTATAAAGCCTTGGAAGAAGCGTTGAAATCTATGGGAATCCTAAACATCAATGCCTGCATTGCTATACCCCGCGATGAAGATGATCCTTATGTTACCTATGACAGCCTGAATTTCCATAAGCACCTGGGCTATATCCTGGCAGGTCATCTTCACCATAGTGGCTACAAATTCGACCGCTGGTACGATATTGTCTGGATGGAAAAAATGCTTGGCCCCCATACCATTCATCCGAAATTCCCAGCAAAAAAATGAGGCCCTTACGACGAGTCACTGCTTTTTCCTCGGACTCAGATGCGGCTGCCAAAACGGACAGCTGTAGTTGGGCAGACCGCTGTGATATTCAACCACAGCCAATTCTGGCATACTGCAGGCTTTTACAAGCTATCGTTGTCCATGATTCAAGAACTTGCTAAACAGAATAAATTGATTTAGGCGTAAATACAAAGAAAAAAGGCTTCCGATTTCTCGGAAGCCTTGATTTTATTGGAGCCACTAATAGGATTCGAACCTACGACCCTCTCATTACGAATGAGATGCTCTGCCAGCTGAGCTATAGTGGCAAGTACTCTTATATTATATTCACGAGCCCTATAGTTGTCAACACTTTTTTTAAACTTTTCTGATTTTTTTTGAAGAGACACTTATGGCGTGCGGAAACAGCCCTGCCGGGGAAGGAGAACCTGGCAGGGCTGTTTCCGTGATGATTGTGAAAGGGTTTCAGGTTGTAGTTGTGAGGTGGTTCTACTGGCCTGTTCATATTATATAATAACATTATAGGGATTTTCTCGAATTGGGGGACTAACTACGGATTTCTTGTTACTAACATCGATATACAGGGACGAATAGAAATTATTTCAAGTTTTTTGGGAAAATGTGTTGACAAGATGGAAGAGGTCTGGTAAGATATACAAGTCGTCGCGATGAGGCGATGACACGATGACCTTTGAAAACTGAACAATGAACTGAATGAACGCCAGAGTGCGAGGTTCTATTTCAATAGAACGTCAAACAATGAGTAATACCAATCAATAAACAAGAGCCAAACAGCTCTTCCATATATCATGGAGAGTTTGATCCTGGCTCAGGACGAACGCTGGCGGCGTGCTTAACACATGCAAGTCGAACGAGAAGAGATGAGAAGCTTGCTTCTTATTGATTCGAGTGGCAAACGGGTGAGTAACGCGTAAGCAACCTGCCCTTCAGATGGGGACAACAGCTGGAAACGGCTGCTAATACCGAATACGTTCTCTTTATCGCATGGCAGAGGGAAGAAAGGGAGGCTCTTCGGAGCTTTCGCTGAAGGAGGGGCTTGCGTC containing:
- a CDS encoding GNAT family N-acetyltransferase; amino-acid sequence: MNSSILIRQACGDDTGALARIYAYYVNQTAITFEYTAPDAVEMERRRQEISQHYPYLVAELDGQVVGYAYAHAFYGREAYAWSVESSIYVDVNVRKHGIGRTLYKALEEALKSMGILNINACIAIPRDEDDPYVTYDSLNFHKHLGYILAGHLHHSGYKFDRWYDIVWMEKMLGPHTIHPKFPAKK
- a CDS encoding manganese efflux pump MntP; this encodes MNTLDLLLLAVGLSMDAFAVSICKGLSLGKISWRHMVLAGLWFGIFQALMPAIGYGLGSFFADMIDAYDHWVTFILLGAIGLNMIKESFEDQEHCDASMRPYTMLMLAIATSIDALAVGVTFAFMDIDLLPSVTLIGITTFLFSAAGVKVGSLFGTRYKNKAECIGGIVLILIGLKILLEGLGVL
- a CDS encoding purple acid phosphatase family protein; translated protein: MKYKKSHLVAALLSAFTLFSSQALAMSVDNLMQIVAKDSATGKTISWQSDSNRNDYSVEYRHKDQGDVQLAYVTEGKRPPIYDADNPAPYTYGAYMQKLTPATEYEYRIVNADGATDWITFSTTKEDLNQYKVLIFGDSQSTDYSVWGQTAQIAWQQNDDAAFFINMGDITDNGQAYFQWRDWFENADVLTSHIPFAPVLGNHEAYSMDWQFAEPYTYKGLFAVPYGGPKDQNRLAYSFDYGDVHYVSLNTDYEELNGWRPTMMEDEAAWLDKDLAAAQKAGKRVVVLMHRPPWDSPYDGQLDVNGKYFMPLFDKYNVPLVFTAHEHCYERTVPIKNDQAATEGTVYIATGRSGTESWDGSVKKPTDVVYYNPTDMPMYLTLQVEPDEFRVSALKNDGTLIDTVSVPAKAPVVKTTEAVKDTGAVQSGQKQKKDKKAVKKSKKQKVNKNK